The following are encoded in a window of Megalops cyprinoides isolate fMegCyp1 chromosome 16, fMegCyp1.pri, whole genome shotgun sequence genomic DNA:
- the LOC118791374 gene encoding peroxiredoxin-5, mitochondrial-like isoform X2, translating to MDYLFKGKKGVLFAVPGAFTPGCSKTHLPGFVEQAAELRSKGVEEVACISVNDAFVMAAWGKEHGAEGKVRMLADPTGAFTKAVDLLLDNDQIVQVLGNQRSKRYCMLVEDGMVKKINVEPDGTGLTCSLASNILSQLA from the exons ATGGACTACCTGTTCAAGGGGAAGAAGGGGGTGCTCTTCGCTGTGCCCGGAGCCTTCACCCCCGGCTGCTCTAAG ACACACCTCCCTGGGTTTGTGGAGCAGGCAGCAGAGCTGCGGAGCAAGGGTGTGGAGGAAGTGGCCTGCATCTCCGTGAATGATGCCTTCGTAATGGCGGCATGGGGCAAGGAGCATGGAGCCGAGGGCAAG GTGCGGATGCTGGCTGATCCCACAGGTGCTTTCACCAAG GCTGTGGACCTGCTGCTGGACAATGACCAGATAGTGCAAGTCCTTGGCAACCAAAGGTCCAAGAG GTACTGTATGCTGGTGGAGGATGGCATGGTGAAAAAGATCAACGTGGAGCCAGACGGAACAGGCCTGACTTGCAGCCTGGCCTCCAACATCCTGTCTCAGCTGGCCTGA
- the LOC118791374 gene encoding peroxiredoxin-5, mitochondrial-like isoform X1 → MPIQVGETLPAVEVQEGDPGNKVSMDYLFKGKKGVLFAVPGAFTPGCSKTHLPGFVEQAAELRSKGVEEVACISVNDAFVMAAWGKEHGAEGKVRMLADPTGAFTKAVDLLLDNDQIVQVLGNQRSKRYCMLVEDGMVKKINVEPDGTGLTCSLASNILSQLA, encoded by the exons ATGCCCATCCAG GTAGGAGAGACCCTGCCAGCAGTAGAGGTGCAGGAGGGTGACCCTGGGAACAAGGTGTCCATGGACTACCTGTTCAAGGGGAAGAAGGGGGTGCTCTTCGCTGTGCCCGGAGCCTTCACCCCCGGCTGCTCTAAG ACACACCTCCCTGGGTTTGTGGAGCAGGCAGCAGAGCTGCGGAGCAAGGGTGTGGAGGAAGTGGCCTGCATCTCCGTGAATGATGCCTTCGTAATGGCGGCATGGGGCAAGGAGCATGGAGCCGAGGGCAAG GTGCGGATGCTGGCTGATCCCACAGGTGCTTTCACCAAG GCTGTGGACCTGCTGCTGGACAATGACCAGATAGTGCAAGTCCTTGGCAACCAAAGGTCCAAGAG GTACTGTATGCTGGTGGAGGATGGCATGGTGAAAAAGATCAACGTGGAGCCAGACGGAACAGGCCTGACTTGCAGCCTGGCCTCCAACATCCTGTCTCAGCTGGCCTGA